The Vigna unguiculata cultivar IT97K-499-35 chromosome 6, ASM411807v1, whole genome shotgun sequence genome contains a region encoding:
- the LOC114187917 gene encoding common plant regulatory factor 1-like isoform X2, protein MGNNEEEKSTKTEKPSSPVTMDQANQTNQPNIHVYPDWAAMQAYYGPRVTMPPYYNSAVASGHAPHPYMWGPPQPMMPPYGPPYAAIYSHGGVYPAVPIGPHTHSQGVPSSPAAVTPLSIETPPKSSGNNDQGLMKKLKEFDGLAMSIGNGHAESAERGGENRLSPSVDTEGSSDGSDGNTSGANPTRRKRSRGGTPTTADGEGKTEIQSSPISKDIAASNKIVAVAPASVAGTIVGPVVSSGMTTVLELRNPSSVHSKANATSAPQPSVLPAEAWLQNERELKRERRKQSNRESARRSRLRKQAETEELARKVDALNSENETLKSELNRLTESSEKMRVENATLREKLKIARLGQTQEITLNIIDSERATPVSTENLLSRVNNNSSSNDRTMEDENDFCENKPNSGAKLHQLLDTSPRADAVAAG, encoded by the exons ATGGGAAACAATGAGGAAGAAAAATCTACCAAGACTGAAAAGCCTTCTTCACCTGTAACAATG GATCAGGCCAATCAGACCAACCAGCCCAATATTCATGTATATCCTGATTGGGCAGCCATGCAG GCATATTATGGGCCAAGAGTCACCATGCCACCATACTACAACTCGGCTGTGGCTTCTGGTCACGCTCCTCACCCATACATGTGGGGTCCACCACAG CCTATGATGCCACCTTATGGGCCTCCTTATGCAGCAATTTATTCACATGGAGGGGTTTACCCTGCAGTTCCTATT GGGCCACATACACATAGTCAAGGAGTTCCGTCTTCACCTGCT GCTGTGACTCCTTTAAGCATAGAGACACCACCCAAATCATCAGGAAATAATGATCAGGGTttaatgaagaaattgaaggagTTTGATGGACTTGCTATGTCAATAGGCAATGGCCATGCTGAAAGTGCAGAGCGTGGAGGTGAAAACAGGCTGTCACCGAG TGTGGATACTGAGGGTTCCAGTGATGGAAGTGATGGCAACACTTCAGGG GCTAATCCAACAAGAAGGAAAAGAAGCCGTGGGGGAACACCAACCACTG CAGATGGAGAAGGAAAAACTGAGATACAAAGCAGTCCCATTTCCAAAGATATTGCAGCTTCTAATAAGATCGTGGCAGTTGCCCCCGCCAGTGTTGCAGGAACAATAGTTGGACCTGTAGTTTCTTCAGGTATGACCACTGTGCTGGAGCTGAGAAATCCCTCCAGTGTTCATTCTAAAGCAAATGCCACAAGTGCACCACAACCTTCTGTATTGCCTGCAGAAGCTTGGTTACAG AATGAGCGCGAGCTGAAACGAGAGAGGCGGAAACAATCTAACCGAGAATCCGCTAGAAGGTCCAGACTACGGAAGCAG GCTGAAACCGAAGAACTGGCACGAAAAGTTGATGCCTTGAATTCTGAGAATGAGACACTGAAATCAGAACTAAATCGACTGACTGAAAGTTCCGAAAAAATGAGGGTGGAAAATGCAACATTAAGG GAAAAACTTAAAATTGCTCGACTGGGACAAACACAAGAGATAACTTTGAACATAATTGACAGCGAGAGGGCTACACCTGTAAGCACAGAAAACTTACTATCTAGAGTTAATAATAATTCCAGTTCCAACGATAGAACTATGGAGGATGAGAatgatttttgtgaaaataaacCAAACTCTGGTGCAAAGCTGCATCAACTACTGGACACAAGTCCTAGAGCTGATGCTGTGGCAGCTGGTTGA
- the LOC114187917 gene encoding common plant regulatory factor 1-like isoform X1, whose protein sequence is MGNNEEEKSTKTEKPSSPVTMDQANQTNQPNIHVYPDWAAMQAYYGPRVTMPPYYNSAVASGHAPHPYMWGPPQVPMMPPYGPPYAAIYSHGGVYPAVPIGPHTHSQGVPSSPAAVTPLSIETPPKSSGNNDQGLMKKLKEFDGLAMSIGNGHAESAERGGENRLSPSVDTEGSSDGSDGNTSGANPTRRKRSRGGTPTTADGEGKTEIQSSPISKDIAASNKIVAVAPASVAGTIVGPVVSSGMTTVLELRNPSSVHSKANATSAPQPSVLPAEAWLQNERELKRERRKQSNRESARRSRLRKQAETEELARKVDALNSENETLKSELNRLTESSEKMRVENATLREKLKIARLGQTQEITLNIIDSERATPVSTENLLSRVNNNSSSNDRTMEDENDFCENKPNSGAKLHQLLDTSPRADAVAAG, encoded by the exons ATGGGAAACAATGAGGAAGAAAAATCTACCAAGACTGAAAAGCCTTCTTCACCTGTAACAATG GATCAGGCCAATCAGACCAACCAGCCCAATATTCATGTATATCCTGATTGGGCAGCCATGCAG GCATATTATGGGCCAAGAGTCACCATGCCACCATACTACAACTCGGCTGTGGCTTCTGGTCACGCTCCTCACCCATACATGTGGGGTCCACCACAGGTA CCTATGATGCCACCTTATGGGCCTCCTTATGCAGCAATTTATTCACATGGAGGGGTTTACCCTGCAGTTCCTATT GGGCCACATACACATAGTCAAGGAGTTCCGTCTTCACCTGCT GCTGTGACTCCTTTAAGCATAGAGACACCACCCAAATCATCAGGAAATAATGATCAGGGTttaatgaagaaattgaaggagTTTGATGGACTTGCTATGTCAATAGGCAATGGCCATGCTGAAAGTGCAGAGCGTGGAGGTGAAAACAGGCTGTCACCGAG TGTGGATACTGAGGGTTCCAGTGATGGAAGTGATGGCAACACTTCAGGG GCTAATCCAACAAGAAGGAAAAGAAGCCGTGGGGGAACACCAACCACTG CAGATGGAGAAGGAAAAACTGAGATACAAAGCAGTCCCATTTCCAAAGATATTGCAGCTTCTAATAAGATCGTGGCAGTTGCCCCCGCCAGTGTTGCAGGAACAATAGTTGGACCTGTAGTTTCTTCAGGTATGACCACTGTGCTGGAGCTGAGAAATCCCTCCAGTGTTCATTCTAAAGCAAATGCCACAAGTGCACCACAACCTTCTGTATTGCCTGCAGAAGCTTGGTTACAG AATGAGCGCGAGCTGAAACGAGAGAGGCGGAAACAATCTAACCGAGAATCCGCTAGAAGGTCCAGACTACGGAAGCAG GCTGAAACCGAAGAACTGGCACGAAAAGTTGATGCCTTGAATTCTGAGAATGAGACACTGAAATCAGAACTAAATCGACTGACTGAAAGTTCCGAAAAAATGAGGGTGGAAAATGCAACATTAAGG GAAAAACTTAAAATTGCTCGACTGGGACAAACACAAGAGATAACTTTGAACATAATTGACAGCGAGAGGGCTACACCTGTAAGCACAGAAAACTTACTATCTAGAGTTAATAATAATTCCAGTTCCAACGATAGAACTATGGAGGATGAGAatgatttttgtgaaaataaacCAAACTCTGGTGCAAAGCTGCATCAACTACTGGACACAAGTCCTAGAGCTGATGCTGTGGCAGCTGGTTGA
- the LOC114187917 gene encoding common plant regulatory factor 1-like isoform X3 produces MGNNEEEKSTKTEKPSSPVTMDQANQTNQPNIHVYPDWAAMQAYYGPRVTMPPYYNSAVASGHAPHPYMWGPPQVPMMPPYGPPYAAIYSHGGVYPAVPIGPHTHSQGVPSSPAAVTPLSIETPPKSSGNNDQGLMKKLKEFDGLAMSIGNGHAESAERGGENRLSPSVDTEGSSDGSDGNTSGANPTRRKRSRGGTPTTDGEGKTEIQSSPISKDIAASNKIVAVAPASVAGTIVGPVVSSGMTTVLELRNPSSVHSKANATSAPQPSVLPAEAWLQNERELKRERRKQSNRESARRSRLRKQAETEELARKVDALNSENETLKSELNRLTESSEKMRVENATLREKLKIARLGQTQEITLNIIDSERATPVSTENLLSRVNNNSSSNDRTMEDENDFCENKPNSGAKLHQLLDTSPRADAVAAG; encoded by the exons ATGGGAAACAATGAGGAAGAAAAATCTACCAAGACTGAAAAGCCTTCTTCACCTGTAACAATG GATCAGGCCAATCAGACCAACCAGCCCAATATTCATGTATATCCTGATTGGGCAGCCATGCAG GCATATTATGGGCCAAGAGTCACCATGCCACCATACTACAACTCGGCTGTGGCTTCTGGTCACGCTCCTCACCCATACATGTGGGGTCCACCACAGGTA CCTATGATGCCACCTTATGGGCCTCCTTATGCAGCAATTTATTCACATGGAGGGGTTTACCCTGCAGTTCCTATT GGGCCACATACACATAGTCAAGGAGTTCCGTCTTCACCTGCT GCTGTGACTCCTTTAAGCATAGAGACACCACCCAAATCATCAGGAAATAATGATCAGGGTttaatgaagaaattgaaggagTTTGATGGACTTGCTATGTCAATAGGCAATGGCCATGCTGAAAGTGCAGAGCGTGGAGGTGAAAACAGGCTGTCACCGAG TGTGGATACTGAGGGTTCCAGTGATGGAAGTGATGGCAACACTTCAGGG GCTAATCCAACAAGAAGGAAAAGAAGCCGTGGGGGAACACCAACCACTG ATGGAGAAGGAAAAACTGAGATACAAAGCAGTCCCATTTCCAAAGATATTGCAGCTTCTAATAAGATCGTGGCAGTTGCCCCCGCCAGTGTTGCAGGAACAATAGTTGGACCTGTAGTTTCTTCAGGTATGACCACTGTGCTGGAGCTGAGAAATCCCTCCAGTGTTCATTCTAAAGCAAATGCCACAAGTGCACCACAACCTTCTGTATTGCCTGCAGAAGCTTGGTTACAG AATGAGCGCGAGCTGAAACGAGAGAGGCGGAAACAATCTAACCGAGAATCCGCTAGAAGGTCCAGACTACGGAAGCAG GCTGAAACCGAAGAACTGGCACGAAAAGTTGATGCCTTGAATTCTGAGAATGAGACACTGAAATCAGAACTAAATCGACTGACTGAAAGTTCCGAAAAAATGAGGGTGGAAAATGCAACATTAAGG GAAAAACTTAAAATTGCTCGACTGGGACAAACACAAGAGATAACTTTGAACATAATTGACAGCGAGAGGGCTACACCTGTAAGCACAGAAAACTTACTATCTAGAGTTAATAATAATTCCAGTTCCAACGATAGAACTATGGAGGATGAGAatgatttttgtgaaaataaacCAAACTCTGGTGCAAAGCTGCATCAACTACTGGACACAAGTCCTAGAGCTGATGCTGTGGCAGCTGGTTGA
- the LOC114187917 gene encoding common plant regulatory factor 1-like isoform X4, with the protein MGNNEEEKSTKTEKPSSPVTMDQANQTNQPNIHVYPDWAAMQAYYGPRVTMPPYYNSAVASGHAPHPYMWGPPQPMMPPYGPPYAAIYSHGGVYPAVPIGPHTHSQGVPSSPAAVTPLSIETPPKSSGNNDQGLMKKLKEFDGLAMSIGNGHAESAERGGENRLSPSVDTEGSSDGSDGNTSGANPTRRKRSRGGTPTTDGEGKTEIQSSPISKDIAASNKIVAVAPASVAGTIVGPVVSSGMTTVLELRNPSSVHSKANATSAPQPSVLPAEAWLQNERELKRERRKQSNRESARRSRLRKQAETEELARKVDALNSENETLKSELNRLTESSEKMRVENATLREKLKIARLGQTQEITLNIIDSERATPVSTENLLSRVNNNSSSNDRTMEDENDFCENKPNSGAKLHQLLDTSPRADAVAAG; encoded by the exons ATGGGAAACAATGAGGAAGAAAAATCTACCAAGACTGAAAAGCCTTCTTCACCTGTAACAATG GATCAGGCCAATCAGACCAACCAGCCCAATATTCATGTATATCCTGATTGGGCAGCCATGCAG GCATATTATGGGCCAAGAGTCACCATGCCACCATACTACAACTCGGCTGTGGCTTCTGGTCACGCTCCTCACCCATACATGTGGGGTCCACCACAG CCTATGATGCCACCTTATGGGCCTCCTTATGCAGCAATTTATTCACATGGAGGGGTTTACCCTGCAGTTCCTATT GGGCCACATACACATAGTCAAGGAGTTCCGTCTTCACCTGCT GCTGTGACTCCTTTAAGCATAGAGACACCACCCAAATCATCAGGAAATAATGATCAGGGTttaatgaagaaattgaaggagTTTGATGGACTTGCTATGTCAATAGGCAATGGCCATGCTGAAAGTGCAGAGCGTGGAGGTGAAAACAGGCTGTCACCGAG TGTGGATACTGAGGGTTCCAGTGATGGAAGTGATGGCAACACTTCAGGG GCTAATCCAACAAGAAGGAAAAGAAGCCGTGGGGGAACACCAACCACTG ATGGAGAAGGAAAAACTGAGATACAAAGCAGTCCCATTTCCAAAGATATTGCAGCTTCTAATAAGATCGTGGCAGTTGCCCCCGCCAGTGTTGCAGGAACAATAGTTGGACCTGTAGTTTCTTCAGGTATGACCACTGTGCTGGAGCTGAGAAATCCCTCCAGTGTTCATTCTAAAGCAAATGCCACAAGTGCACCACAACCTTCTGTATTGCCTGCAGAAGCTTGGTTACAG AATGAGCGCGAGCTGAAACGAGAGAGGCGGAAACAATCTAACCGAGAATCCGCTAGAAGGTCCAGACTACGGAAGCAG GCTGAAACCGAAGAACTGGCACGAAAAGTTGATGCCTTGAATTCTGAGAATGAGACACTGAAATCAGAACTAAATCGACTGACTGAAAGTTCCGAAAAAATGAGGGTGGAAAATGCAACATTAAGG GAAAAACTTAAAATTGCTCGACTGGGACAAACACAAGAGATAACTTTGAACATAATTGACAGCGAGAGGGCTACACCTGTAAGCACAGAAAACTTACTATCTAGAGTTAATAATAATTCCAGTTCCAACGATAGAACTATGGAGGATGAGAatgatttttgtgaaaataaacCAAACTCTGGTGCAAAGCTGCATCAACTACTGGACACAAGTCCTAGAGCTGATGCTGTGGCAGCTGGTTGA
- the LOC114189054 gene encoding putative glucose-6-phosphate 1-epimerase codes for MGHSAAVWDYRAATEITKDWNGIDQVLLRTPRGSSARVSLHGAQVTSWRNEHGEELLFTSSKAIFKAPKAIRGGIPMCFPQFGNCGSLEQHGFARNRMWAIDENPPPLPGNDSSGKSFIDLVLKSSEEDMKCWPHSFEFRLRVSLAADGDLSLISRVRNINGKPFSFSFAYHTYLLVSDISEIRIEGLETLDYLDNLFKKERFTEQGDAITFESEVDRVYLSSPNIIAVLDHEKKRTFVIRKEGLPDVAVWNPWEKKSKSMVDFGDEEYKQMLCVDGAVIEKPVSLKPGEEWTGRLQLSVVASSFCSDRLGLDRSGL; via the exons ATGGGGCATTCTGCAGCCGTATGGGACTATAGAGCAGCAACTGAAATTACCAAGGACTGGAATGGAATTGATCAAGTTCTGCTTCGGACCCCAAGGGGTTCTTCAGCTAGG GTAAGCTTACATGGGGCGCAGGTCACTTCATGGCGGAATGAGCATGGGGAAGAACTTCTATTCACAAGCAGCAAG GCAATTTTCAAGGCTCCAAAAGCAATCCGGGGAGGAATTCCGATGTGTTTTCCACAG TTTGGAAACTGTGGATCGCTGGAGCAGCATGGTTTTGCAAGAAATAGAATGTGGGCAATTGATGAAaatcctcctcctcttcctggAAATGATTCCAGTGGGAAATCCTTCATTGACCTGGTGCTAAAATCATCTGAAGAAGATATGAAGTGCTGGCCACACAG TTTTGAATTCCGTCTTCGGGTGTCTCTTGCGGCAGATGGGGACCTGTCTTTGATATCTAGAGTCAGGAATATAAATGGCAAGCCATTTAGTTTCTCATTCGCATATCACACATACTTATTGGTTTCTGACATTAG TGAGATAAGGATTGAAGGTCTGGAGACACTGGATTACCTAGACAACCTTTTCAAAAAAGAACGATTTACAGAACAAGGAGATGCAATAACATTTGAATCTGAG GTGGATCGAGTTTATCTTAGCTCTCCAAACATAATTGCAGTGCTAGATCATGAGAAGAAGCGAACATTTGTCATAAGGAAGGAAGGTCTCCCTGATGTTG CTGTGTGGAATCCATGGGAGAAGAAGTCAAAATCAATGGTGGATTTCGGTGATGAAGAGTACAAACAGATGCTTTGTGTTGACGGGGCGGTGATAGAGAAACCGGTGAGCTTGAAGCCGGGAGAGGAATGGACCGGCCGGCTGCAGCTATCGGTTGTGGCATCAAGTTTTTGCAGTGACCGTCTTGGTCTTGACAGAAGTGGTCTTTGA
- the LOC114186765 gene encoding exosome complex component RRP41 homolog produces MEYVSPEGLRLDGRRPMEMRQIRAEIGAVSKADGSAIFEMGNTKVIAAVYGPREVQNRSQISNHALVRCEYSMANFSTGDRMRKAKGDRRSTEISLVIRQTMEASILTHLLPRSQIDIYVQVLQADGGTRSACINAATLALADAGIPMRDLVTSCSAGYLNSTSLLDLNYVEDSAGGPDVTLGILPKLDKVTLLQMDSKLPIDILENVMQLAIEGCKAIANYIREILLENTKQLEYRRGV; encoded by the exons ATGGAATACGTCAGCCCAGAAGGACTTCGCCTGGATGGTCGCCGACCCATGGAG ATGCGACAGATTCGTGCAGAGATTGGTGCTGTATCCAAAGCAGATGG TTCTGCCATATTTGAGATGGGTAATACCAAAGTTATTGCTGCTGTTTATGGCCCTAGAGAG GTGCAAAATAGGAGCCAAATAAGCAACCATGCTCTg GTTCGGTGTGAGTACAGCATGGCTAATTTTAGCACTGGAGATCGCATGAGGAAAGCAAAGGGTGACAG GAGATCAACAGAAATTTCTCTGGTTATTCGGCAAACCATGGAAGCATCTATATTGACACATCTATTGCCTCGATCTCAG ATAGATATATATGTTCAAGTTCTCCAAGCAGATGGAG GAACTAGATCTGCTTGTATAAATGCTGCAACTTTGGCCCTTGCCGATGCTGGGATCCCTATGCGTGATCTTGTAACTTCCTGTAGTGCCGGATACCTTAACAGCACAAGTCTGCTTG ATTTGAACTATGTAGAAGACAGTGCTGGAGGTCCCGATGTAACCCTAGGAATTCTGCCAAAGTTGGATAAAGTGACACTGCTTCAG ATGGATTCTAAACTACCAATTGACATTTTGGAAAATGTTATGCAACTGGCAATTGAAGGCTGCAAAGCAATAGCAAACTACATTCGAGAA ATTTTGCTGGAGAACACAAAGCAACTAGAGTATCGACGAGGTGTATAG
- the LOC114188945 gene encoding NDR1/HIN1-like protein 13 — translation MEQSAAPQTPPQNPPDHQPKPEQPLPKPPGYGGDPTSQPRPTLQKPPAYRDHQFQPAPGPLRKAALPPSFRPRPKRRRRCCRVCCCTFCILFIVIFLFLVIAAAVFYLLYDPALPKFRLSSFRVPKLNVSNTNDGAYLDADTTARVEVRNRSGKMSWHFGQSKVEVSADDGNLSLGSSKVAGFVVEQQGLAQVKAATKVTKLALDDRLRRKLKGAVESKALTPTVEIRTKTSVGLQGWNSPSIAVTVVCGGVTMRRLENGDPPLCSITLLQWIKIR, via the coding sequence ATGGAACAATCCGCCGCACCCCAAACACCGCCGCAGAACCCCCCCGATCATCAACCCAAACCCGAACAGCCTCTACCCAAACCCCCCGGTTATGGAGGAGACCCCACCTCTCAACCCAGACCAACACTACAGAAACCCCCCGCCTACCGGGACCACCAGTTCCAACCGGCGCCTGGGCCGCTGCGAAAGGCCGCTCTCCCACCCTCCTTCCGGCCGAGACCAAAGCGCCGCCGGCGCTGCTGCCGCGTATGCTGCTGCACCTTCTGCATCCTCTTCATCGTCATCTTCCTCTTCCTCGTCATCGCCGCCGCCGTCTTCTACCTCTTGTACGACCCCGCCCTGCCGAAGTTCCGCCTCAGCTCCTTCCGCGTCCCCAAGCTCAACGTCTCCAACACCAACGACGGGGCCTACCTCGACGCCGACACGACGGCGCGGGTGGAGGTGCGGAACCGGAGTGGGAAGATGTCGTGGCACTTCGGGCAGAGCAAGGTGGAGGTGTCGGCGGATGACGGGAACCTGAGTCTGGGGTCGTCGAAGGTGGCGGGGTTCGTGGTGGAGCAGCAGGGCTTGGCGCAGGTGAAGGCGGCGACGAAAGTGACGAAGCTTGCACTGGACGATAGGCTGAGGAGAAAGCTTAAGGGCGCGGTGGAGAGCAAAGCGTTGACCCCCACTGTGGAGATTCGAACCAAAACCAGTGTGGGCTTGCAGGGTTGGAACTCACCCTCCATCGCCGTCACTGTCGTATGCGGAGGTGTCACCATGAGGAGACTTGAAAACGGAGACCCTCCCCTTTGCTCCATCACTCTCCTCCAATG